ATAAAAATTCGTTCATCTTTCTATAGCAATCCAGTGTATATTGTTATCAATCGTGATGGTGTTTATAATATGGGGTATTATGGGAAATTCTTCAAAGATGGTGGTATTGGTGGTATTTCTTTCTTGGATACAGATAGTGGACAACTGCTGAAGTTTTCCGAGAGCTATGGCGGTGAAGGGTTATGGTATGATAAATATCCTGGTACAGATCTTAAAATCGCTGAGGAAATATCGAGAGCAAGCAATGTACGTTTTGAGTTAACAAAAGATGCTGGTGGGAAAAACACGCCACTAAATGAAGCTAAACCTTTAACAATGCATGCAAAAGGAAGCATTTTTACATCGCTAGGTGTTGAAGTTAATGGTTATCTATATGTGGATAATGGCTTAGGAGGAAATGGCGAACAATATTTTTGGCTTCCAGTGAATTTATTAAAGCCAGTTGGAGATAAGTAATAGATTAAGAATTATATAAAGCCCTTTTATTTATTTGATAAGGGGGCTATTTTTTATGGTTGATTGACATGTGGATAGGATGTCTATCGATGTCTTGGGTTTAGCTAAAAAACTATTAAAAGACCACTCCGAAATGGGTAGTCATATTACTATAAAAATGCTCGACTGTACCGACTAAAAACCGACCAAAAAAAGATAATTAAAGATTTTCTATTACTATAATTGATTTCTAAATACAGTTCATAAACAGTAAGATACTGATATAGAGGTCTTTTGAGTATTAGTGATTTTCTAAGAAAGTTCAGGTCATTCAATGACATGATCGTTGTTGCATTAGAGGCCGCTATTCAAGAATAGTCATAACAGGAATTTAAAGTTTGGAATAAATTTCAAATGGACTACACTAAAAATTAATTAGATTTTTAATCCTCAATGGGTGACTCGATAAATGAGAGCCTGTTGGGGTTTTTTATTTTTAAAGCGTTAAAAAGCACCGTAGCTCCTTTCATTTGGTCTTGACCAACAGAGAGTACGTATTAAGTGTTTCATGTATAGCATGTCCTAATTGCTCTTGGGCTTAGTGGCTCACTTCTAGAGGTCGAGTCGGTACATTTATGGTCAGTAGAGGTCAGAAGCTTGTCAAAGAGCTACATCAATCGCTACAAGGGAAGGTTCGGTATTGGCTTTCCCTATATTTTGATGATGATTGATATCGGAATCAATAATTAGAAAAACAGCAAATTAATCAAAGAATTTTCTCTTAAGTTGAAGCATACCTAAGCGAACTCTTTAAAAGAAGCTATATAAACTATATGTTTATATCTTTTTTTGCGCAATTGTATGAAAAGTAAGAATTTTCATTCGTTTAATATGGTATATTCATTGAGAAGAAAAAAATACATTAGTATTTGAATATAGAATATTGATGGAGGAGAGATATACATTGTTTGAGATGTTTAGAAAAAAGAAGCAAAACGATGAATTGGATGTTAAACAGGGGGAGGTAATAAAAGGGGGGAATTTTGAGGAAGTAGATTATGTAAATTTTGAAGATGAACAAGTAGAAGAATTAAAGGTAGAAGCAGAAAATATAGAAGTGGAAGATATCAGAAAACATGGAAAGTATTATTCAGATGAAAAGTTATGGGAAAAAATTCGAAAGTTCTCTAAGAGAGCTGGCTCCTCAGTTATATATGCAGTTCTAATTCTTTATTTTACATTGCAGAAACCCGAAGTACCTTTGAAAGTAAAAGCTACAATAGCGGGGGCATTAGGATACTTTATACTACCAATAGATTTAATTCCAGATGTTGCTTTAGGAGTAGGTTATGTAGATGATTTAACTCTTGTTATGGCAGCATTGATTCAAGTGGCTATGTACATTGATGAAGATATAAAAAATCAAGCAAAAGATAAATTAAAAGATTGGTTTGGAGATGATGTTGATACATCTGATATAGATGATAAATTATGATAGTAATTTTGGAATTGAGAGCTATAAAGGCTCCCTTTTTGTTCTAAAATTGTACAATCATTCTTTTACTTATGAACGATATAAATTTAATTTATATCGTTTTTTTATGATATCAAATGTATGATTATATAAAAATTGTACATTAAAGGGGTACTGTTATGACTGAGCAAAAAGAGTTAGATTTAATGATTTCTAAAATTGAGATGGACTATAAATAAGTAACAGATAAAGAGATAACTAGATTAATAGAACTAATTAATTATAAGTTTGCTGACAATGAATTTATAATTAAACAGTAACAATAGATGAACTAATCAGCATGTTAGATTTTATTACTAGAGTTTTGTTTGATTTAGGATAAAGTTGAGAGAGAAGAAGGGACTGTTAATCCTAAAATGGTCATCAATTGATAGTAAATGGTTTGGGGAAATATGGTATACAATAGGTGAAGTAGAGGAAAAGGAAGAGAGTCCTGTGTTTTTTCAAAACAATAAAGTATATACATAGTAGATCTTCCAACCAAGTTCGTATAGTATGTAATACTCCCTAGTTGAGATAAAGCTGATAAATAATAATATTTTGCATCGTGGAAGCACATACCCTATAGTTTCTTTAGGGTAAGATCACATGGGAATGTAGTTCCTTACGAAACGATTTCATTTGATAACCAATTGATATACGATGAAATCAGTAGTTTTGACCAAAGCATTTATTGATAAAAAAGGTTAGGTACTTACTGAGAGGTTCAAGTAAGTTCTTTTTTAGTGGTAGCTTTTGAAAAGAGCTACGAATTAATTTGTAATATAGTAGAATGAGAGTAAGTAAATATTCCACAATAAAGGAGAATGACAATGCCTGTTTACAATAAGTTGGTAAGAGATAAGATTTTAGAGATTATTGAATCAGATGGATTAAAGTATAATGCAAGAGTTTTAGAACCGCAGGAGCTTCTAATAGAAGTAAAAGCAAAAATGATTGAAGAAGCCAAAGAGTTTCATGGGGCAGCAAACGTTCAGGAGAGTGTTGAAGAATTAGCAGATATTTTAGAGCTAGTACATACAGCTATAAATGCTTTAGGTGTAAGTTATGAAGAACTAGAAGCGATTCGTGGGCAGAAGAAAGCCAAACGTGGTGGATTTGAAAAGGCAATTTATTTAATTGATGTAGAGGATAAGTAACCTATCTTCAATGGAGTGTTTAGATGAATAATTACTTAGAAAATGATAATACCTTGGAATCGAATTTTCGCTCGATTTACTTGTTTGGTAGGAATGTTGCAACTTATAAATTTGCTTTCGCTAAAACATTACTTGAATTAGGCGAGAGTAACAAAAGTTTTGTGAGCTTAGAAGAATTATCCCCTATATTTGCAAAGTATATGTTAGAGCATATTAGAAATGGGAAAAGACAAATAACAAGTCAGTCATCTAAGTTTATTAGTGCTTTGGATTTGTTTTATCAAAACCAAATTACGTGGGAACAGTTACTTGAAGTTACTGAAAAAGTAGGGTTTAACAATGTAATAGATGCCTTTCATAATATTCCTAATGGTGAGCTTGATAAAAGATTTTATGAGAAGTCCATCCAAGGAAAGACTTTAGGAATTACGTTGACCGATAGCATCTATTTGTTGAATGAAAGCTCCCAAAAAGAAAATATATTCAGTGAAATTGAAGGTAGATGGAACTTAGTTGAAAACGCATGGACTGAACGAAATCCAAAACTAGAAGTTCAGTTTGATACAGACCTTGAGCAGTTTTTCTTTATAAAGCCTATGACACCACAGCAGTTCATGTTGTCACATGAAAGAATCAATCTAACTTCTGCTAGAAAGCCGTTAAACGGGTATCAAAAGGGAAAATGCTTCTATTGCTATAGACCGATTTCAATTGAAAGTAACCAATTGAATACTTGTGACATAGACCATTTCGTGCCACTCTCAACACAGTTCAACAGTACCCATGATTTAGATCTAAATGGTGTTTGGAATCTAGTTCTAAGCTGTCAGGATTGCAATAGAGGCGAAGCTAATGGGAAGTTTGCTAGACTACCTGAAGACCAACTTTTACAACGATTGTACAAGCGTAATGAGTATCTTATCGAAAGTAATCATCCGCTAAAAGAAACGATAATAATGCGAACAGGGAAAAACCCGCAGCAAAGAGCAAACTTTTTAAATACTATATATGGTTTTGCGAAGTCTCTAAGTAGAGCTAAGTGGCAACCTAAATTTGAATATGATGTTGGATTTTAAGCATATAATTTTTTATGCGGTGATTGTATTAACGACAGGGGCATAGTTTCTGATATTGAGATAAGTATCTTATTATTAGGCTAATCAATCAGCAGAACCACATTATTTTTTCAAATGCAAAGGATGCAAGGATTATAGAGAACTAAGGCATTGAGAAAGAGCTTGAGCAGATTAGCGTAGGTGGGCTAGGTGAGTAATTGAAAGATATTGTTCAGTAAGGAAGGAGGGAATATTATGCAAAGATAAAACAGACTGCACATAGCCAGCCTGTTTATAAATTTATCTAGTTTTAACATTACTTTTATTGGGTTCTTTAGCAAATGGAATTAATACAATTCCTGCGATAAATAAAATGTTACCTGTCCATCTTATCCATTGATAATACGGATGGTCCTGTAAAAAGTACAGTGAAGTAAGCATAATAATGATACCAATACCAATCATCAATTTTAATGAAATCGGAATTTTTGACACGAGTATGTCTCCTTTTTATGTATATTCTTTTGAAATAATAGAACTTATTCAAGGGTAACATATATGGGGTTATATGTAAAAATATTCTATCTG
This genomic interval from Lysinibacillus sphaericus contains the following:
- a CDS encoding YkvA family protein: MFRKKKQNDELDVKQGEVIKGGNFEEVDYVNFEDEQVEELKVEAENIEVEDIRKHGKYYSDEKLWEKIRKFSKRAGSSVIYAVLILYFTLQKPEVPLKVKATIAGALGYFILPIDLIPDVALGVGYVDDLTLVMAALIQVAMYIDEDIKNQAKDKLKDWFGDDVDTSDIDDKL
- a CDS encoding nucleoside triphosphate pyrophosphohydrolase; protein product: MPVYNKLVRDKILEIIESDGLKYNARVLEPQELLIEVKAKMIEEAKEFHGAANVQESVEELADILELVHTAINALGVSYEELEAIRGQKKAKRGGFEKAIYLIDVEDK
- a CDS encoding HNH endonuclease domain-containing protein; translation: MNNYLENDNTLESNFRSIYLFGRNVATYKFAFAKTLLELGESNKSFVSLEELSPIFAKYMLEHIRNGKRQITSQSSKFISALDLFYQNQITWEQLLEVTEKVGFNNVIDAFHNIPNGELDKRFYEKSIQGKTLGITLTDSIYLLNESSQKENIFSEIEGRWNLVENAWTERNPKLEVQFDTDLEQFFFIKPMTPQQFMLSHERINLTSARKPLNGYQKGKCFYCYRPISIESNQLNTCDIDHFVPLSTQFNSTHDLDLNGVWNLVLSCQDCNRGEANGKFARLPEDQLLQRLYKRNEYLIESNHPLKETIIMRTGKNPQQRANFLNTIYGFAKSLSRAKWQPKFEYDVGF